The DNA window ACAGTATTTAGGGCAAGCTCGGGGATTAGGTAGttacaaaagaaaagcccTTCCTTATCAGtctaaaccaagacattctaTTTCTAATACTCAAATCGAAAGGTTAGTCTGATTTTCTACCTTCCTTACCACTGGGGATTCCCCTATCCTCACTGTAGGAACATACTGAGGCCATTCGCTGTTCATTGCATGTTCTGTGTCTGGTTTCTTATTGTATGATACAGATAAAAATTGacttaaattgaatttaagatatttttttaggttgATATATAGTTGGTCCATTGGAAATAAATGTTCACAGGGAATTGCATGTTCCAGCTGAGGTAAGTGAAGGTTCACCGTTTAAAGTTTATGCAACTGGTTCTTGATGCACACTTGGGAATTTCCTTGTTGCAGGGAAGACCATGGCCATTTTCTACTTGGAAGTTTTATGTtgccttttccattttccgAGGAGCTGCGATCTATGCTGGAATTTATAGTCGATGGATTATGGTATGGTCTTAATCATTGAATAGGCAGCATGGACAAAAAACGATGAAATTTGAAgtattcttttgaaaatgCAGGGAAATGCATCAGGAGGCGAGAGTGCTCGGATTGCTGGAGATAAAGCTAATGCTTTCATTGATTCTGCTTGGTCatttattgaacaaaaatcATTACTTCCCGAGAATCCCCCATTTGGTAGTTCTATTGTCTTATAAAGCTTTTTGCTTCTAGTAGAACATAACCCTTTAGTAAGGTGCTATTTCCCCTTTACAACTTCAGATTCAATTGTACAAGTTGATTCACAATATACTGGGAAGGAGAATGAGGAATGGAGCGTCGAGAAACAAACGAACGATGGAGGAAAGTTTGTCCCCAATAAAAAAGTCATGCAGTTGAGAAACAAGTTGATTAAGTTCATGGAAGATCATATATACCCTATGGAAAATGAATTTTACAAACTTGCTCAGTCGCCCTTACGTTGGACCATACACCCAGAGGAAGAGAAACTAAAGGAGATGGCTAAGAAAGAAGGCTTATGGAACTTGTGGATACCTGTTCGTATTTTGGCTCTTCTCTCATTTAATCATTTGTACTCATActgttattctttttaatactAGTTTAAGAAACAAGATTCTTCGTGCAGTTTGATAGTGCTGATAGAGCAAGGAAACTGCTTTTCGATGGAACTAGCCCAATCCTTTCCACTGGTGTTGACAAACTTCTTCTTGGTGCTGGCCTCTCCAATCTTGAATATGGGTACCTCTGTGAGATAATGGGTCGATCAATTTGGGCACCTCAGGTGTTCAATTGTGGCGCACCTGACACTGGAAATATGGAGGTAAGATCCAATTTTATAGCCCGAATTCTGTCTGCAAGTCTGCCAGCTGAATAGATTAGACCAATGAATGAACTAGATCTGTATATACTTTTCTTTGAACTGTGTACTCGTTTACCGTTTacatttagaatttaataaatctGTTGGTATCTTCGACACGGTTTAAGCATCCATTATTAGAACTGTTATTGATCATTTTGTCTTTCTCATTAGGTATTGTTACGGTATGGCAATAAACAACAACTACATGAATGGCTTATTCCTTTGCTTGAAGGGAAGATACGTTCTGGATTTGCAATGACTGAACCGCAAGTTGCATCCTCTGATGCAACAAATATTGAATGTTCAATTAAAAGGTAACGATGTTAGacatttatttatagaaaacattttttctttctcctttacgTGTTTGATTCTTATGTTTTTATCAGTATTCTTGTTAAATGGATTTTCTTGACTAATTTTTATACAGCATTTAGTTTGTTATTGGTATAATTACACTAAAACCGTTAACGTACGTGCAGGGAAGGAGATACCTACGTCAtcaatggaagaaaatggtggaCGAGTGGAGCGATGGATCCGAGGTGCAGGATCCTTATAGTTATGGTTAGTTCTATCAATATTTAGAACGATAATTTAATCATctattgtttttcaaattaatttatattctcCATTGTTTGCAGGGAAAAACAGATGTTACTGCTGCTATGCATAAGCAACAATCCATGATCTTAGTTGATATCCAGACTCCTGGCGTAGTTATTAAAAGACCACTCACAGTCTTTGGCTTTGATGACGCACCTCATGGGCATGCTGAGATATTATTTGATAATGTGTGTGTTCCTGCAACGAATATTCTACTTGGAGAGGGTCGTGGATTCGAAATTGCGCAGGTAATCGCCATATCCTATGCATTTTCGTGCTTGCAAAATATGGTTGTTTCCTTTTGTCATTGCTATGTTTACGCAATTGACCTATCCAGTGCTCTGATGTCCATGGAGTTGCTTGCTTACTGCACCGTGTATGACTTTCGTTTGGTTCGGTATTTCGTTCCAGGGTAGGCTGGGCCCAGGGAGGCTGCACCATTGCATGAGGTTGGTAGGAGCTGCAGAGCGAGGCATGCAGATGGCGGTTCAGAGGGCTCTTAGTAGAAAAGTGTTTGGAAAGTTGATTGCCGAGCAGGGTTCGTTCCTTGCAGACATTGCCAAGGTATTTTGATGGTGAATCATAACGTAAATCATAAAATCACGTTCCATGTAAACATATTCCGTGGCTACTTTTGTGTCAGTGTCGCGTGGAGCTTGAGAAAACGAGACTGCTGGTTCTCGAAGCAGCAGATCAGTTGGATCGGCTCGGAAACAAGAAAGCACGTGGGACAATTGCGATGGCCAAGGTAAATTTTCGGACAATTGCAAGGGCTAAGTTTGTAGTCTCTCATTCCATTAATTAGTGTTAAAAGGTTTTTTTGCGATACGAGAGCACGTGACACGTATAGAATCAGTCATAcgatctatatatatttaactacaACAAAATTCAACAGAATCCAGTAATTTAAGACTATTTTTGTGAGTATGAGGTAAGATTTATAGATTTCGCCCCCGTTTTCGTTTTTCGTCACGAATGTTTCAATGAATATCTTGGTGAAACTTGGTACAGGTTGCAGCTCCAAATATGGCATTGCAGATTCTGGACATGGCAATGCAAGTCCATGGTGCAGGTGGCTTGTCCTCCGACACTGTTCTTGCTCATCTCTGGGCTACTACAAGAACCTTGAGAATAGCAGATGGCCCTGATGAAGTTCATTTAGGAACCATCGCCAAGTTGGAGCTTCGGAGAGCTAAGCTTTGAAAATTAGAAGGAAAGGGGATATTGGGAACTGACAAAACCCGTAAAAAGGACATGGTTGAAACGCTCGTTAAAAGACGAACAGACTGTTATTTGGCCGACTCTATTCTTCTCATTCGAAGATCTGTATGCGAATAATAAACTTTTCAATACTCTTATATAGAAGAATCGAAATAAAACAGGAGCATCCATTTGATATGCAAAAATCGGAAGCACGTCAGTTTCATatggaaatttgaatttctgaCTTCTTGATCAAGAACATGTTTTGATCGGGTGATGCACGAGTTGAAAAATATCAACTCATATAAACACGATAATATTGACAAGGCAATCATGGGCTAACGAATAATCAAGTAGGTTAAGAATGCTATAAACAACCTCTACGTTAAACAACAGAATAGAAGCCATTCCTTAATAGACTACATGATGCTCGAGTA is part of the Cucurbita pepo subsp. pepo cultivar mu-cu-16 chromosome LG03, ASM280686v2, whole genome shotgun sequence genome and encodes:
- the LOC111790714 gene encoding probable acyl-CoA dehydrogenase IBR3, which translates into the protein MAKRTFDLLGHVRPAHEFDLNALLHYCSAYVPAFPPSPSNFRVSQFGHGQSNPTYLIEVASGASSKRYVLRKKPPGTLLQSAHAVEREFQVLRALGDYTQVPVPKVFCLCSDSSVIGTPFYIMEYLDGRIFLDPNLVGVAPETRRAIYLEAAKCLASLHSVDVNAISLEKYGQPKNYCKRQIERWAKQYIASTSDGKVDGNPKMFALIDWLRRHIPSEDSSGVTAGLVHGDFRIDNLIFHPTEDRVIGILDWELSTVGNQMCDVAYFCLPYILDSHSDRPDTAQGFNNIGTSEGIPSLAECLGYYCSITGRPWPFSTWKFYVAFSIFRGAAIYAGIYSRWIMGNASGGESARIAGDKANAFIDSAWSFIEQKSLLPENPPFDSIVQVDSQYTGKENEEWSVEKQTNDGGKFVPNKKVMQLRNKLIKFMEDHIYPMENEFYKLAQSPLRWTIHPEEEKLKEMAKKEGLWNLWIPFDSADRARKLLFDGTSPILSTGVDKLLLGAGLSNLEYGYLCEIMGRSIWAPQVFNCGAPDTGNMEVLLRYGNKQQLHEWLIPLLEGKIRSGFAMTEPQVASSDATNIECSIKREGDTYVINGRKWWTSGAMDPRCRILIVMGKTDVTAAMHKQQSMILVDIQTPGVVIKRPLTVFGFDDAPHGHAEILFDNVCVPATNILLGEGRGFEIAQGRLGPGRLHHCMRLVGAAERGMQMAVQRALSRKVFGKLIAEQGSFLADIAKCRVELEKTRLLVLEAADQLDRLGNKKARGTIAMAKVAAPNMALQILDMAMQVHGAGGLSSDTVLAHLWATTRTLRIADGPDEVHLGTIAKLELRRAKL